Genomic window (Desulfovibrio sp. X2):
TGCGGGGGATGCCGTGCGCGCGTATGACCACGCTGCTCCCGGCCGAGATGTCGTCGACGCTCTTCGCCACGCTCACGCCCAGGCGGGCATAGTCTTCCATGACCTGGGGGTTGTGGATGATCGGACCGAAGGTGGCCACCGGACCGACCGGCGCCTCCTCGATCAGGCTGTCCAGCCTGCGCAGGGCCAGGGCCACGCCCATGCAGAAACCGGCCGTCTCGGCCCGGACTATCTCCATAGTCTCCTCCAGGGGGCGCCGGAGCGCCGGTCGTTCGGATCGCGCGACACGTTACGTCGCCTCGCTTCCCGGGGCAACCTCAGCGGAGAGGGCGACGGCCGGGGCCGGGGAAACGTCTTCAGGACTGTCCTGGGCCGTGTCCAGCGCCTCGAGCATCTCGGCCAGCTCATGGACCATATCCCAGGAGTGGCAGAGGATCATGCGCTTCCTGATCTCCTTGGAGCCCGGCAGGCCGTGCACGAAGCGGGGGATGACCGTGCGCAGCTTGAGCAGGTCCTTGCGCGGCGCGCCGTGGTCGCGGATGAGCGCCGCATGGCGGCGGATGAAGGAGGCGATGCGCGTGCCGGTGAGCGGCGCGGGAGCGCGGCCCGCAAGCAGCTCGCGCAGGTCCTCGAAGATGCCGGGATGCCTGAGCGCCCCGCGGGCGAACATGACGCCGTCGACGCCGGTCTGGGCGATGCAGCGGGCCGCGTCCTCGGCCGTGAAAAGGTCCCCGCTGGCGATCACCGGCACGTTCACCGCGGCCTTGACGGCCCCGAGGCTCGGCCAGTGGGCCTCGCCGGAATAGCCCTGCGCGCCGCTGCGGGGATGCAGCGTCAGCCAGGCCACGCCCACGTCCTCCAGGCGTTTCGCCGCTTCGAGAAAGGTCTGCTCGTCGTGCGTCCAGCCCAGGCGGATCTTCACGCCCACGCGACCCTCGCCCGCCTCGCGCACCATGGCCTCGGCCACGGCTGCCAGGCGCTCGGGCTCGCGCATCATGGCCGCGCCGCAACCTGTCTTGACCACTTTGGGCACCGGGCAGCCGGCGTTCAGGTCGAGCAGGGCGTGGCCGCGCTCGAGCACGAAGGCCGCGCCGCGGGCCACGATGTCGGGATCGGCGCCGAAGAGCTGGACCACCAGAGGCGCGTCCTCGGGGGTGGTGGCCAGGAGCCGCGCGGTGCCCTTGGAGGTGAAGAGCAGCCCCTTGGCGCTGACCATTTCGGTTTCACAGCAGGCCGCGCCGTGCTCGCGGCAGAGCAGGCGGAAGGGCAGGTCGGAGTAGCCGGCCAGGGGGGCGAGCCAGGGCCGGTCCGGGGCGATGGGCGGCAGGACTGTCGTGGTGTCGGGCATGATTCCTCGGTCTTTCGGGAACCGGAACGTGGGGTCTTTGGCCCTGATTGTCAAGACGTCGAGAAGGAAGGAGGGGGGCGCCGGTGGCGGCGGCGCCCCCCGATGGGCATGGACGGAGGTGTGGCGAGTCGGCGGGATTCTGCGGAAGGTCAGGCGGCGTCGGTAAGGAAGGTTCCGACGCTGCGCCTCATGCGGTCGAGCAGCGGATGGTCCGCTCCGAGCCGGCCTTCGACCAGGGAGATCGCCGTGCGGTAATGCCGGACGGCGGCGGAGATGTTGCCTGCATGCGACAGCACCAGGGCGAGGTTGCAGCGGATCTTGGCCTGGTGAACCTGGCTTCCGATCCTCCCGGACAGGGCCAGGGCGTCGTTCAGCTGCTCCAGGGCCGCGTCGCCGTCGCCGGCGTTGAAGCTGTCCATTCCGGCCCTGATGAGTCCGCCGAGGGTCTTGCATGCACACATGGTCATCTCTCCCGTGTCGTTTGCCGTTTCGGCGGCGGGTTCCATGACCGCCGTCGTGAGTCCTTTTTAAGTGAACTTGAGAATCATTGTCAATTAAAAGTGGCAGGAAACTTATGAAAAATATATTTGTCTAGAAATATTAATTTGTTGCGTGAATAGCGCCGTCTGCTGCGGGAGCATGAACTCGTGATGTGGCGGGCGATTCGAGCCGCGAAGGGGACACGGGCTTTGCAGGAACCGCGAACTGATCGTGATCCGGGCAGGCGCGAGAGAAGGGGAGAGGCTTGCTCAGACGTAGCGGCGCCGCAGGCCGAGGGCCGAGGACGGGCCGAGGAAGGGCGCGAGCAGGGGCTGGGGGGCGGAGGTCAGGGCGGTTGCGCCCAGCAGGGACCAGCGCGGAGCGTCCGCAAGGACGAGGATAGCTTCGAGGGAGGAGAGAAGCCGGGGCAGGGCCTCAGGATGTTCGGCCTGGACGCGGTAGGAGGCGTCAGCGCCGCGCGCCGCTCCGGTCAAACGGACGCGTCCGGCGTCCGGGTGCACGGCGTCGGCGAGAAGGCGCAGCATGCCGTCGGGCTGGCGCACCGTCAGGCGCTCCACCCCGGGCGCGCCGGGAAGCAGAAGCGGGAAGTAGTCCAGCACGGCGCCTCGGGGGCGCAGCAGGTTGTCGTTCAGGACGGCGAGCGAGGCGCGGGCGCGGGCCATGGCCGTGGCGAGGGGAGAGCGCCTGGGAAAGAGGGCGGCAAGCTTGCCGTCCTGCAGGGAAAGGGGGCTGGATTCGCATGCCTCGGACGCGTGGGCGAGCGCGTCCTCGAGCGCGGCGCGCGCCGCCAGCCAGTCGGCCGCGAGGCCCTGGGGCGTGGGGCCGGACGAGCCGTCGTCCGTGAGGAGCCGCAGCACGATCTCCGGCCACAGGGAGGTGATCTCGAAGGCCAGCAGGCGGCCGGGGCGCAGTCCGGGGTCGAGGTGCGCCAGGAGGCGCACGCCGTGGATCTCGATCCAGTAGAATCCCGGGCGCTCTTCCTCGGCGATCCGGCCGCGCACCACGTCGCCCGGGGAATGCCGGGCCCGGAACTGGGCTGCGCGGTCGTTTGCGGAGTCGTTCATGGGATTCGTCGCCGGTGTGGGAGGTCAGCCCACGATTGGCGCGGCCGTGGCGGCCGCGGGGTGCTAGTCGCCGTCCTGCTCGATGATGAATTCGACCTCGTCCACGGACATGCCCGAGGCCCGGGCGAGCTCGATGGGGGACTTGCCCCTGCGGTGCCCGGTGAGCACCATCTCGCGCAGGAACTGGGGGGAGCGGGCCATCTCCTGGGCCTGTTTGAGGAGCTTGGTCAAATCCTTGGCGCGGGCTTCCAGGGCCTGGTCCAGGGCGGCCAGCTCCACCTGCCGCTGTTCGAAGGAGGTCACCAGCTCGCGCTCCATCTGCGAGTTGAAGCGCAGCTTGTTGAGCAGGTCGTCCTGCTTGTCGCGCAGCCGCGAGAGCACTTCCTCGCTCTTGCGCAGGCGCAGGAAGAAGACCACCACCAGGGCGAGCAGGAGGATCTCGAAGAGCGAGAGGAGGATGAGCAGCATTTCCATGGACATGGCGTCAGACCTTGAGGTTCAGGAGGTTGCCCGACCAGGGCGAGGCGTTGGAGGCGGGCTGGTCCGGCTCCTCCGGCTCCTCCTCGCGGCGTTCGTGTTCGCCGTGCATCTGCTGGCCGGAATTGGAGTCGTCCTCCTCCACCTGCTTGGATTTCTCCTTCTTCTCGATCTCCTGCACCTGATCGTGCGACAGTTCCTGGTGCTCCTGGACCTGCTCGTAGAGATTGGCCCGCTGGGTCTCCGGATGGACGTGCGAGGCCGTCACTATCTTGGAGAGGTGCGGGAGCTGCTGGATCAGCAGGATCAGATCGACGTCGTTGCCCATCACTGCACCAGATATTTCTTGATCAGCAGGATACTGAGCTGGTCTGTGCCCAGGAACTTGTTGACGATCTGCAGGATGTCCGCCTTGATCGCCTCCAGGTTCCCCGTATCTGCCAGAAAGGCGTAGTCCTTGTTCTTCAGGTAGTAGTACACGGCATCCCGGAGGATCAGCATCTTGGCGTTGATCTCCCGCTCCGTCTGCTCGCTCTTGGTCGTCACTGCAAAAGAAATATGCAAGAAGTGAACCCTCTTGTCCGCATCGATCTTCTCGACCCAGAACGGCTCGAAGGACACGGTGAATTCCGTGGGCTTGGGCGGTGGAGGCGGCGGCGTATGTTCCGCGGGCTTCTCGGCGTGTTCCTCGACCGGAGGCGGCGGTGGCGGGGCAGGTGCCTTGCTCGGGGAACGCAGCAGGAGGAAGAGGGTCGCGCCGACGCCGACGAGCAGGAGCGCGGCCAGAAGGAAGAGGAGCTTCTTGTTCTTGAGCCAGGAGGGAGCAGAGCGGGGCTTCTTCTCCTCGAGGCCGATCTCCTTGGGAGCCTCCTCCGCTGCCGCTGCGGCGGGCTCCTCTTCGTCCTCGTCCTCGAGGAAGGGGGCGTCGTCGAGGTCGAGCTCGACCTTCTGCAGGGCCCTGGGTACTTCCTGCCCGGGGTCCAGGTCGCTCTCGTCGAGCTTCGCCTTCTCTTCGCCGGCCTTGCCGCCCTCGGGCTCGTCAACGCCGAGCGGGTCGTCGTCGCCGGGGACCATCAGCACCATCCGCGCCCCTTCGAGGACGGCCCATCAGGGCCGAACTACTTGTCGAAAATCTTCTGGATCTTCTGGCCCAGGGTCTCCGCCGTGAAGGGCTTCACGATGTAGTTGGAGACCTTGGCCTGCACCGCCTCGATGATGTTCTCCTGCTGCGCCTCGGCCGTGACCATGAGGAAGGGCAGGTCGCCGAACTCTTCGCTGGCGCGAACCTTGCGCAGGAGCTCGATGCCGGACATCTGGGGCATGTTCCAGTCGGAGACGATGAAGTCGATCTTGTCCTTGTTCAGGGTCTCCCAGGCCGTGGAGCCGTCGTCGGCTTCGACGATGTTCTGGAAACCGATCTGGCGCAGGATGTTGCGCACGATACGGCGCATGGTCGAGAAGTCGTCCACCACGAGAATGCGCATATTGTAGTTCATGGCCATAGGCTCTCCCGTCGTTTACCTGAAGTCTCCCCCGTACTGCGTACGGAACAGCCCTCTCAGCTTGCTCAATGCCTGTGAATGCAGTTGCGAGACGCGTCCCTCGGTGATGTCCATGACCTCGGCCGTCTCGCGCATGTTCAGCTCCTCCCCGTAGTACAACGACAGGACGAGCTTCTCTCGCGGGGTCAATTCATCAATGAGCATGGCGATTTTGTCAACGATTTCCTGGAAGGCGGCCAGGTTGTAGGGATCGTTCTCGTGGCTCGCCTTCTTCATGCTAGCCAGGTTCTCGGACAGCGTCTCGAGGCTCACGCAGACCTGGTTCTGGAGCATCTCCAGGCTGTAGTCCACGTCCCGCTCGGTGAGGCCGGTCTCGCGGGCCAGCTCCTCCACCGAGGGCGTCCGCCCCGACTCGCCTTCCATGCGCCGCGAGGCCTCCTCGATGGTCCGCATCTTCTGGCGCAGGTTGCGCGAGAACCAGTCCATGCGCCGCAGATCGTCGAGCATGGCGCCCTTGATGCGGTTCTCGGCGTAGGTCTCGAACTTGATGCCGTGCGCGGGATCGAACTTCTTGAGCGCCTCGAGCAGCCCCATGGAGCCGGCGCTGATCAGCTCGGACAGCTCGATGCTCTTGGGCAGCTTGGCCTTCAGGCGCAGGCCGATGATCTTGATCTTGGGCGCGTAATGGCGAACGACCTCTTCCTTGTCCCTGGGGGGCAGGTCGTCGAAGGCGGCGTCGCCGTTTTCGAGCCTAAGCCACGGACTGTTCCTGGAAGAGGATCTTTTTCCAGAAGAATTTGATGTTTCCATCGAGCCTTGTCGCTGGTTGCCATCTGTTCACCGCGCGGGCGATCTCTGCCATCTGCCTGGCCGCCGGACTGTCCGGCGTGCGTGTGCTGAACGGGATCTGGTCGATGACGGCGCGTCTGACCTCGACGTCCATGGGCAGGTAGCCCACCATGTCCAGGGAGACGCCGTCAAGAAAGTGGTCGCAGGCCTTGTACAGCGTGGTGAAGACGTTCCTGGCCGTCCGCGCGTCCGGGACCATATTCACCAGAATCCTGAATTTGTCTATCCCGTGGCTGTTCTTGAGCACCTTGATGACCGCGTAGGCGTCGGTCAGGGAGGTCGGCTCCGGCGTGACCACCAGCAGGCGTTCCTGCACGGCCAAGTTGAAATAGAGCACGTTGTCGTTGATGCCCGCGCCGGTGTCCACGATCAGGTAGTCGACCTGGTCTTCCAGGCCGTCCATGGCTTCCAGGAGCTCGAGCTTCTGGCCCGTGGACAGGGAGAGCATGTCGGCCACGCCCGAGGCCGCGGGCAGGATCGTGAAGCCGTATTCCGTGGGCAGCAGAATGTCCTCGATGGGCGTCTGCTCGTGGAAAAGATGGAAAAGGGTGTGCGTGGGCGCGAGCCCGAGGAGCACGTCCACGTTGGCCAGGCCGAGGTCGGCGTCCAGAAGCACCACGCGGCGGCCCATGGCGGCCAGGCGGCAGGCCAGGTTGACCGAGACGTTGGTCTTGCCCACTCCTCCCTTGCCGGAGGTCACGGAGAGCACGAGAGGGTAGTTCGCCATCGACTTCGGGTCCTTCGCCCTGGAATTCTTGTCGGTCCGCATGGTGCGTGTCGTTTGCATGTCCGTATCGCGCCTCAGGCCGCCGCGGTGCGCGATGCGGGCTTGCGGGCGCCGCGTCGTGCGGGAGCGTGCGGAGCCTCGCTCCTGGCCGCGGGCAGCTCGTGCTTGAAGAGCAGCTTCCACAGCGCCATGCTCTCCGTGAGCGCCAGGGCGTCCTTGAGGCCCGGCCCCCTGACCAGGGCGCTGGCGGGCAGCCCCGTGTGCTCGGCGGCGTTGACCATGGAACCGAAAGTACAGGCTTCGTCGAGCTTCGTCCAGATGAGGGAGACGGTTTTCGCCGTCTTGTAGGTGTCCAGGAAGATGCGCATCTGCGCGGGCGCGTAGTGCGGCGAGAGCAGCAGGTGCACGGCGAGCTCGGAAAGGTTCGAGAGCCCGAGCACGGCCAGGGAGTCGGAGAGGCGCTCGCCGCGCGGCAGGCTCGGCAGGTCCATGAACACGCGGTCGAAGCGCGTGAACTCGCCGAGCAGGCTCTGCACGTCGTCGCGGCCGTGCACCTCGCGGTAGGCCATGCCGGAGAGCTGCGCGTAGTGTTTGAGCAGAAGGCGGCCCTTGCCGCGGTCGCAGTCGGCGTTGACCAGGCAGATGCCCGCCTTGGGGGTGGCCTTCTGGCAGGCCAGGGCCATGCGCACGAGCTGGGTGGTCTTGCCAACGCCGCTCGGGCCGGACAGGGCCTGGATCTTCTGCGGATAGGCGCCGGGCGTCAGCGGTCTGACGCCGACGACCTCGCCCAGCGATTGCAGCAGGGAGGCATGACGATCGCGGGAGAGTCGCGCGAAGAGGCGGATGATCACCTGCCGCTCCACGCCGTCCTCCTCCAGGAAGCGCAGGCCCTGCTGCTGCCTGGGGGAGAGCAGGGAGAGGTCCATGCGGTCGCCGGCCAGGCCGAGAAGCACGTCTTTTATCTGGCTCCACTCGCGCTTGAGGCTCATGACGTCCTCCGCTTCCGACGCCGGGGAGCCCCCGGCGAGGCTTTGCGTGGCGGACGGCGCGTCCTGTCCGGCATCCTGCTCCACCGCGGCCATGACCTCGCAGAAACAGATGCCGTTCTCGCGCCTGCTCTGCGTGGAGAGGATGATCGCTTCGGGGCCGAGCTCGCGCTTGACCTGTTCCAGGACCGCCTTCGTGTTCTTTCCGCGAAAGGTCTTAACCCGCATTGTTCAGATCCACCACGGCCAGGGTTTGCAGTCGGATTTCCGCCGGGATCTCGGCCTGGGAGACCACGGGCAGCGTCGGGATGAATCTAAGCACAATCTGGGCCAAGTGAGGCCTGATTACGGGTGAGGTCAGCAGGACCGGCTGGCCGTCGTGGACCAGCGCCGCTTCCGTGACGCGGTTGATGGCCTGAATGATCTGCTGCGCCTTGAAGGGGTCGAGCGCCAGGTAGGCGCCCTGGTCGGTCTGGCGCAGCGATTCCTGCAGGAGCCGCTCGATGCCCTGGTCCAGGGTCAGGATGGGCAGGGTGCCGTCCTTGGCCTGGTACTGCTTGACGATGGTGCGGCCCATGCGCGAGCGCACGTACTCGGTGAGCTGGTCCGGGTCCTTGATGCCCGGGCCGTAGTCGGCGAGGGCTTCGACGATGGTCAGGAGATCGCGTATGGAGATGTTCTCCTTGACCAGGTTCTGCAGGACCTTCTGCACGGTGCCCAGGTGCATGATGTTCGGGATGAGGTCGTCCACGGCCTTGGGCGCGCGCTTGTGCAGGTTGTCGAGCAGCGCCTGGACCTCCTGGCGGCCGAGGAACTCGTGCAGGTTGCGCTTGAAGACCTCGGTAAGGTGCGTGGCGATGACCGTTGAAGGATCGACCACGGTGTAGCCGGCGAGCATGGCCTCTTCCTTCTGGCTGTCGGGGATCCACAGCGCCGGAAGGTTGAAGGCCGGCTCGCGGGTCTCCACGCCCTTGATGCGGTGCTTCACGTCGCCCGGGTCCATGGCCAGCAGGTGATCCACCAGGATCTCCGCCGTGGCCAGTTCGTTGCCCTTGATGAGCACGGAGTACTGGCCCGGGTTCAGCTGCAGGTTGTCGCGCAGGTGCAGCGACGGAACGATGACGCCCATGTCCAGGGCGAACTGGCGGCGGATGGAGCGGATGCGCGCCAGCAGGTTGCCGTTCTGCTCCTCGTCCACGAGCGGGATGAGGCCGTAGCCCACCTCGAGTTCCAGGGCGTCCAGGGGCAGGAGCGCCTGGACCTCCTCGGGAGTGTCCAGGGCCGGAGCTTCCTTCTTTTTGTCCTTGGAGTCGGTATCCATCTCCGCGACGTTCTTGGCGGCCACCTTGGAGACGAAGAAGACCAGGCCCGCCAGTCCCAGGAAGGGAATGGTGGGCATGCCGGGCACGATGCCGAAGATGACCAGGATGACGGATACGAGGCGCAGGGCGCGCGGATGCATGGTGAACTGACCGATGAATTCCTCGCCCATCTTCGCCTCCGCCGCGGCGCGGGAGACGATGATGCCCGCCGAGGTGGCGATGATGATGCTCGGGATGGTGGCCACCAGACCGTCGCCGATGGTCAGCAGGGTGTAGGTCTTGGCCGCGTCCATCCAGTTCATGCCCTTCATGACGATGCCGATGAAGAGCCCGCCGACGATGTTCACGCCGGTGATCATGATGCCCGCCTTGACGTCGCCCTGGACGAACTTGGAGGCACCGTCCATGGCTCCGTAGAAGTCGGCCTCCTTGCGCACGGTCTCGCGGCGGCGGGTGGCCTCCTTCTCGTCGAGGAGCCCGGCGTTCAGGTCGGCCTCGATGGCCATCTGCTTGCCGGGCATGGCGTCCAGGGTGAAGCGGGCCGCGACTTCCGCGATACGCGTGGTGCCCGCGGTGATGACCACCTTGTTCAGGATGAACAGGATCAGGAAGATGACGATGCCGATGAGGTAGTTGCCGCCGACCACGAACTCGCCGAAGGACTGGATGACCGAGCCCGCAGCGTCCGGGCCCTCGTTGCCGTGCAGCAGGATGAGACGCGTGGTGGCCACGTTCAGACCCAGGCGGAGCATGGTGGTGACCAGGAGGACCGAAGGAAAGATGGAGAATTCCATGGGGGAATTCATGAACATGGTCGTGACCAGGACGACCAGGGAGATGGAGATGGAGATGGTGAGCATGAAATCGAGCAGGATCGAGGGAACCGGCACGAGCATGATGAACAGGATGAGCATCACGCCCGCGGCGAGCATGATGTCGCCCTGCTTGGCGAACTTCTGGTAGTCGATGTTCATTCCCGCGAACTTGTCCGATGAAGCCATTTTTCCGACATCCTTCCTGTTCGTATTCCGTCGCGTCCGGAATTAGCCGCCGCGCTTGACCCGCCTGATCTGGGCCAGGATCGCGGCCACGGCCTGGTACATCTCTTCGGGGATCATTTCCCCGAGTTCCACCTGCTTATACAATGCCCGTGCCAGAGGCCGGTTCTCGCGGATGGGCACGCCGTGCTCGCGGGCCACCTCCTTGATCTTCTCGGCCAGGTGGTCCACGCCCTTGGCCACCACCACCGGGGCGGGAGCCGTCATGGCGTCGTACTGGAGCGCCACGGCGAAGTGGGTGGGGTTGGTGATGACCACGTCCGCCTTGGGCACCTTCTCGAGCATGCGCTGGGCCATGGACTCCAGCATCTTGCG
Coding sequences:
- a CDS encoding tRNA-dihydrouridine synthase; amino-acid sequence: MPDTTTVLPPIAPDRPWLAPLAGYSDLPFRLLCREHGAACCETEMVSAKGLLFTSKGTARLLATTPEDAPLVVQLFGADPDIVARGAAFVLERGHALLDLNAGCPVPKVVKTGCGAAMMREPERLAAVAEAMVREAGEGRVGVKIRLGWTHDEQTFLEAAKRLEDVGVAWLTLHPRSGAQGYSGEAHWPSLGAVKAAVNVPVIASGDLFTAEDAARCIAQTGVDGVMFARGALRHPGIFEDLRELLAGRAPAPLTGTRIASFIRRHAALIRDHGAPRKDLLKLRTVIPRFVHGLPGSKEIRKRMILCHSWDMVHELAEMLEALDTAQDSPEDVSPAPAVALSAEVAPGSEAT
- a CDS encoding tetratricopeptide repeat protein yields the protein MCACKTLGGLIRAGMDSFNAGDGDAALEQLNDALALSGRIGSQVHQAKIRCNLALVLSHAGNISAAVRHYRTAISLVEGRLGADHPLLDRMRRSVGTFLTDAA
- the fliL gene encoding flagellar basal body-associated protein FliL gives rise to the protein MVLMVPGDDDPLGVDEPEGGKAGEEKAKLDESDLDPGQEVPRALQKVELDLDDAPFLEDEDEEEPAAAAAEEAPKEIGLEEKKPRSAPSWLKNKKLLFLLAALLLVGVGATLFLLLRSPSKAPAPPPPPPVEEHAEKPAEHTPPPPPPKPTEFTVSFEPFWVEKIDADKRVHFLHISFAVTTKSEQTEREINAKMLILRDAVYYYLKNKDYAFLADTGNLEAIKADILQIVNKFLGTDQLSILLIKKYLVQ
- a CDS encoding chemotaxis response regulator CheY produces the protein MAMNYNMRILVVDDFSTMRRIVRNILRQIGFQNIVEADDGSTAWETLNKDKIDFIVSDWNMPQMSGIELLRKVRASEEFGDLPFLMVTAEAQQENIIEAVQAKVSNYIVKPFTAETLGQKIQKIFDK
- a CDS encoding FliA/WhiG family RNA polymerase sigma factor, whose product is METSNSSGKRSSSRNSPWLRLENGDAAFDDLPPRDKEEVVRHYAPKIKIIGLRLKAKLPKSIELSELISAGSMGLLEALKKFDPAHGIKFETYAENRIKGAMLDDLRRMDWFSRNLRQKMRTIEEASRRMEGESGRTPSVEELARETGLTERDVDYSLEMLQNQVCVSLETLSENLASMKKASHENDPYNLAAFQEIVDKIAMLIDELTPREKLVLSLYYGEELNMRETAEVMDITEGRVSQLHSQALSKLRGLFRTQYGGDFR
- a CDS encoding MinD/ParA family protein, whose product is MANYPLVLSVTSGKGGVGKTNVSVNLACRLAAMGRRVVLLDADLGLANVDVLLGLAPTHTLFHLFHEQTPIEDILLPTEYGFTILPAASGVADMLSLSTGQKLELLEAMDGLEDQVDYLIVDTGAGINDNVLYFNLAVQERLLVVTPEPTSLTDAYAVIKVLKNSHGIDKFRILVNMVPDARTARNVFTTLYKACDHFLDGVSLDMVGYLPMDVEVRRAVIDQIPFSTRTPDSPAARQMAEIARAVNRWQPATRLDGNIKFFWKKILFQEQSVA
- a CDS encoding GTP-binding signal recognition particle SRP54 G- domain-containing protein, whose protein sequence is MRVKTFRGKNTKAVLEQVKRELGPEAIILSTQSRRENGICFCEVMAAVEQDAGQDAPSATQSLAGGSPASEAEDVMSLKREWSQIKDVLLGLAGDRMDLSLLSPRQQQGLRFLEEDGVERQVIIRLFARLSRDRHASLLQSLGEVVGVRPLTPGAYPQKIQALSGPSGVGKTTQLVRMALACQKATPKAGICLVNADCDRGKGRLLLKHYAQLSGMAYREVHGRDDVQSLLGEFTRFDRVFMDLPSLPRGERLSDSLAVLGLSNLSELAVHLLLSPHYAPAQMRIFLDTYKTAKTVSLIWTKLDEACTFGSMVNAAEHTGLPASALVRGPGLKDALALTESMALWKLLFKHELPAARSEAPHAPARRGARKPASRTAAA
- the flhA gene encoding flagellar biosynthesis protein FlhA, whose amino-acid sequence is MASSDKFAGMNIDYQKFAKQGDIMLAAGVMLILFIMLVPVPSILLDFMLTISISISLVVLVTTMFMNSPMEFSIFPSVLLVTTMLRLGLNVATTRLILLHGNEGPDAAGSVIQSFGEFVVGGNYLIGIVIFLILFILNKVVITAGTTRIAEVAARFTLDAMPGKQMAIEADLNAGLLDEKEATRRRETVRKEADFYGAMDGASKFVQGDVKAGIMITGVNIVGGLFIGIVMKGMNWMDAAKTYTLLTIGDGLVATIPSIIIATSAGIIVSRAAAEAKMGEEFIGQFTMHPRALRLVSVILVIFGIVPGMPTIPFLGLAGLVFFVSKVAAKNVAEMDTDSKDKKKEAPALDTPEEVQALLPLDALELEVGYGLIPLVDEEQNGNLLARIRSIRRQFALDMGVIVPSLHLRDNLQLNPGQYSVLIKGNELATAEILVDHLLAMDPGDVKHRIKGVETREPAFNLPALWIPDSQKEEAMLAGYTVVDPSTVIATHLTEVFKRNLHEFLGRQEVQALLDNLHKRAPKAVDDLIPNIMHLGTVQKVLQNLVKENISIRDLLTIVEALADYGPGIKDPDQLTEYVRSRMGRTIVKQYQAKDGTLPILTLDQGIERLLQESLRQTDQGAYLALDPFKAQQIIQAINRVTEAALVHDGQPVLLTSPVIRPHLAQIVLRFIPTLPVVSQAEIPAEIRLQTLAVVDLNNAG